CCTGGCCCGCCCGTCCGTTCGAGGCGTAGGCGCGGGCTGTGCACCGGAGGGGCCGATTCCCGTCGGCCCTTCCGGTCACACCATCCGCTGATCCGATTGAGGGACATCCCCGCGCCGCCCGCCAGGGAACGCCGTTCCGCCTGAACTAGGCTCTCAAAGCGTCCCGCCCGAACCCCCGGCGGGTTCGGCACAGGTGGACGGAGCGTGGCCCGTGACGGATCAGGCGGTCGAATCGAAGGACGGACTGAAGAACAGTCAGTTCCTGGGCCGCAGCCGTGAGTTGAAGGAACTGCGCGCCGACATCGAGCGCGCGGGACTCGACACGATCGCCGGACGCAAAGCGCCACGCGCGCGCGTGCTGCTCATCGCGGGCCGCCCCGGATCCGGTCGCACCGCGCTCGCCGAGGAACTCCTGAGCCAGGTCGCCGCCGGCTACCCGGACGGCATCCTGCGGACCCGCCTCACCGCCCCGGACGGCACCCGCGTCCCCACCGAACGCACCGCGCGCGAACTCCTCGACAGCCTCGACCTCCCGGCGCCCCCCGGCGAGGGCGAGGACGACCTCGCCGAGCGGCTGCGCGAAGGACTCTCCGTACGCCGGGCCGTGCTTTTCCTCGACGACGCGGCGGACGCCGAACAGGTCGACCCGCTGCTCCCGGAAACCCCCGACTGTCTGGTCGTCGCCGTGTCCGAGGGGCCGCTGACCGGAATCTCCGACGTACGGCCCTGCACGCTCGGCGGCCTCGACACGAAATCCGCCCTCGAGCTGCTCGGCCGGCACACCGGATCGGTCCGCATCACCGTCGACCCGCGCTCCGCGGAGTCCCTCGTCGAGGAGTGCGGGTCCCAGCCCGCGGCGCTGATGCTGGCGGGCGGCTGGCTCGCCGTACGTCCCAAGGAGGCCGTGGCGGACCTGGCCAAGCAGCTGCACGCCCAGGCCGACGACGGGCCCGCGCTCGCCCGCGTCTTCCAGCACGCCTACGCGTCCCTGCCGGTGCCCGCCGCCCGGATACTGCGCTACCTGTCCCTCGCCCCCGAGGGCCATGTCGACCCGCACACCGCGTCCGCGCTGGCGGGCTGCTCCGTCTCCGCCGCCCGGACCACCCTCGACGACTTCACCGTGCTGGGCCTGATCGGGCGCATCGACTCCGAGCTGCCGCAGTACGAGGTGCCCGGCTGCCTGATGCCGCTGCTGCGGGGCCTGACCGAGGCCCACGACCGGCCCGGCGAGGTGCAGCTCGCCCGCGCCCGGATGCTGGAGCGCACGGTGCGCCTGCTCCAGTCCTGCCGCGCGATCACCGAACCGGAAGGCTCGCCCGCCCGCAAGAAGCTCGCGGGGCTGCCCCGCGCCCTGCGCTTCCCGAATCCCGCTGCGGGCGCCGAGTGGCTGCGGGTCCGGCGGCCCGCGCTCCTGGCCGCCGCCCGCCTCGCCGTCGCCGACGGGGAGCTCGACACCCTGGCCAGGCGCCTGATGGCGGCCCTGACGCGGGCCCTGGCCGTCCACGTCGGCACCGAGGCCGCCGCCCCCGACCTCTACGGCATCCACCGCCTTGTCCTCGACGTCGCCGAGCGCAGGAAGCTGCCCCGTGAGAAGGCCGCTGCCCTCCTGAACCTCGCCGACCTCGACGCGCGGACCGGCCGCACCCAGGAGGCGCTCACCCGCTACCGGGCCGCTCTGGACGCCGGACGCGAAGCCAGGGACCCGTACGCGACCGGCCGCGCGATGGAATCCGTAGGCGGCACGTACCAGGAGCTGGGGGACTGGCACCGGGCTGCCGACTGGTACGGGCGCGCCCTCGCCCAGCGGCTCACCCGCGGCGAGCGCGCCGACGCCGCGCGGCTGCACGGACGCATCGGCACGGTGAACACGTACGCGGGCCGCTACGGCGACGCGCTGCGCAGCTGGCGCTCGGCCGCCGCCGGGTACCGCAAGGAGGGTGATGTCGCAGCTCAGGCGCGGGCGTTGA
The DNA window shown above is from Streptomyces sp. NBC_01445 and carries:
- a CDS encoding tetratricopeptide repeat protein — its product is MTDQAVESKDGLKNSQFLGRSRELKELRADIERAGLDTIAGRKAPRARVLLIAGRPGSGRTALAEELLSQVAAGYPDGILRTRLTAPDGTRVPTERTARELLDSLDLPAPPGEGEDDLAERLREGLSVRRAVLFLDDAADAEQVDPLLPETPDCLVVAVSEGPLTGISDVRPCTLGGLDTKSALELLGRHTGSVRITVDPRSAESLVEECGSQPAALMLAGGWLAVRPKEAVADLAKQLHAQADDGPALARVFQHAYASLPVPAARILRYLSLAPEGHVDPHTASALAGCSVSAARTTLDDFTVLGLIGRIDSELPQYEVPGCLMPLLRGLTEAHDRPGEVQLARARMLERTVRLLQSCRAITEPEGSPARKKLAGLPRALRFPNPAAGAEWLRVRRPALLAAARLAVADGELDTLARRLMAALTRALAVHVGTEAAAPDLYGIHRLVLDVAERRKLPREKAAALLNLADLDARTGRTQEALTRYRAALDAGREARDPYATGRAMESVGGTYQELGDWHRAADWYGRALAQRLTRGERADAARLHGRIGTVNTYAGRYGDALRSWRSAAAGYRKEGDVAAQARALSEMARVQEYAGRPEESLRTCHEAVEWARQAKDVRLQAALQLRLADTLDRLGDPAAAKLHRGAAERMLGEELPIEGKTPEQGADTYEIRSASEED